Proteins encoded within one genomic window of Bacillus thuringiensis:
- the ytfJ gene encoding GerW family sporulation protein, with protein MEHPIQGLMKAAMENLKEMVDVNTIVGEPVQTADGGVVLTVSKVAFGFGAGGSDFQTNDGQRANGNPAFGGGSAGGVSITPVAFLVVNKDGVNILHLQNATHLAEKMIELAPQTIDKIQSMFQKDEKKEGNHHPQNPDEIL; from the coding sequence GTGGAACATCCAATTCAAGGGTTAATGAAAGCAGCAATGGAAAATTTAAAAGAAATGGTCGATGTAAATACGATTGTTGGAGAGCCTGTTCAAACGGCTGACGGTGGCGTAGTGTTAACAGTTTCTAAAGTAGCGTTCGGTTTTGGAGCAGGAGGTTCTGATTTCCAAACGAATGATGGGCAAAGAGCGAACGGTAACCCTGCATTTGGTGGCGGTAGCGCGGGTGGTGTTTCTATTACACCAGTAGCATTTCTTGTGGTGAATAAAGATGGAGTAAATATTCTTCATTTACAAAATGCGACACATTTAGCGGAAAAAATGATTGAATTAGCTCCACAAACAATCGATAAAATTCAATCGATGTTCCAAAAAGATGAAAAGAAAGAGGGAAATCATCACCCTCAAAACCCAGATGAAATCCTTTAA